The candidate division Zixibacteria bacterium HGW-Zixibacteria-1 genome includes a region encoding these proteins:
- the murA gene encoding UDP-N-acetylglucosamine 1-carboxyvinyltransferase, whose translation MDKFVINGGRKLNGSIKVEGSKNAALPIIASTILLKKGVSVLDNIPPLKDIYTIRKVLEFIGAKIEYDPKKMRMEIDCSQINDNVAPYDLMRQMRASFLVLGPLLARTGEAKVSLPGGCTLGPRPVDYHIQGFRTLGAEITEDAGYIIARAKQLKGTTVYFDRPSHTGTENILFGTVTAKGTTHIINAACDPEVVDVARFLNACGAKISGAGTASVIVEGVKSLKPASYKVTGDRLVAGTYMCGAAITGGSAEIKGIDPSHLTMVSRKLIEMGCEINEKKNSIFIKGPKIPKPIKVVTFPFPGFPTDLLPCIMAVATIASGTSRIKETVFEDRFSHMMELRRLGADITVAMNEATLNGVSKLKGASVMASEIRGGAGLTLACLAAEGTSELLRVYHVDRGYSMLDEKLSSLGADIKRVN comes from the coding sequence ATGGATAAATTCGTAATAAATGGCGGCAGGAAACTAAATGGAAGTATTAAGGTCGAGGGCTCGAAAAACGCCGCCCTGCCCATTATCGCATCGACGATTCTTCTCAAAAAGGGTGTTTCCGTCCTTGATAATATTCCTCCCTTAAAGGACATCTATACTATCCGCAAGGTTCTCGAGTTTATCGGGGCCAAAATCGAATACGATCCGAAAAAGATGCGGATGGAAATCGACTGTTCGCAAATCAACGATAATGTCGCGCCCTATGATTTGATGCGCCAGATGAGAGCTTCATTTCTGGTCCTGGGTCCGCTACTGGCGCGCACCGGCGAAGCTAAAGTATCGCTTCCCGGCGGCTGCACGCTCGGCCCCCGCCCGGTTGACTACCACATTCAGGGGTTCCGGACGCTCGGCGCCGAGATAACCGAGGATGCCGGATATATTATTGCCCGGGCAAAACAGCTGAAGGGAACGACCGTCTATTTCGACCGCCCGTCGCACACCGGAACGGAAAATATCCTGTTCGGAACGGTTACGGCCAAAGGCACGACCCATATAATCAATGCCGCCTGCGATCCCGAAGTGGTCGATGTCGCTCGCTTTCTCAATGCCTGCGGAGCGAAAATCAGCGGAGCCGGCACGGCCAGTGTTATTGTCGAAGGGGTTAAATCGCTTAAGCCGGCCTCATATAAGGTTACCGGCGATCGACTGGTGGCCGGAACGTATATGTGCGGCGCCGCTATAACCGGCGGCTCGGCCGAAATAAAGGGCATCGATCCTTCGCATTTAACCATGGTCTCCCGTAAATTAATTGAGATGGGTTGTGAAATAAACGAGAAAAAAAATAGTATCTTTATAAAAGGCCCTAAAATTCCGAAGCCGATTAAAGTGGTTACTTTTCCTTTTCCGGGCTTCCCGACCGATCTTTTGCCCTGCATAATGGCAGTTGCAACAATCGCTTCGGGAACAAGTCGTATAAAGGAAACTGTTTTTGAAGATAGGTTCAGCCATATGATGGAATTGCGCCGTCTCGGGGCCGATATTACGGTGGCAATGAACGAAGCCACCCTGAACGGCGTCAGTAAACTGAAGGGCGCGTCGGTCATGGCCTCGGAAATTCGCGGCGGCGCCGGCCTGACCCTGGCCTGCCTGGCGGCGGAAGGAACCAGCGAACTGTTGAGAGTGTATCATGTCGACCGCGGATATTCAATGCTGGATGAAAAGCTTTCTTCATTGGGGGCCGATATAAAAAGAGTGAATTGA